In Acidimicrobiales bacterium, the genomic window TGTCGGTCCCGGACGCGGCTCAGCTGCGGGCTGTGCTGTCGCGTACTGCCTACAAATCACTGATCTGGACCCGATCAAATACGATCTCCTTTTCGAACGGTTCCTAAACCCCGGCCGAAAGTCCATGCCCGATATCGACATGGACTTCGACGACCGCTACCGAGACGAAATGATTCGGTACACCGCCGAAACGTATGGCCGTGAGCACGTGGCACAAATCATCACCTTTTCGACTATCAAAGCTCGAGCAGCGGTCCGAGACGCAGCTCGAGTTCTCGGCTACCCCTACGCCGTTGGCGACAAAGTAGCTAAAGCAATGCCGCCGCTAGTCATGGGTCGAGATACCCCGCTATGGGCTTGTTTCGACCAGGAGGAACAGTACGTCGATGGATACAAAGCGGCGGCAGAGCTGCGCCAAATGTATGGCTCGGACCCGGACGTAAAAAGAGTTGTTGATGTCGCCAAAGGCCTAGAAGGCCTCCGTCGTCAAGATTCA contains:
- a CDS encoding DNA polymerase III subunit alpha yields the protein AFEGAKRRWGKQLSDEIVDRLGYELRVIADMEFSAYFLITWDLIRHARDNGIRVGPGRGSAAGCAVAYCLQITDLDPIKYDLLFERFLNPGRKSMPDIDMDFDDRYRDEMIRYTAETYGREHVAQIITFSTIKARAAVRDAARVLGYPYAVGDKVAKAMPPLVMGRDTPLWACFDQEEQYVDGYKAAAELRQMYGSDPDVKRVVDVAKGLEGLRRQDSIHAAAVVITRDPLTDYLPIQRKPESGVSPEDAPVVTQFEM